A stretch of Gemmatimonadaceae bacterium DNA encodes these proteins:
- a CDS encoding DUF305 domain-containing protein → MPSTRSFLTGVVLSASLVGCAHAPAFQTGLAGATARAKADSLRYPYTKADIDFMSGMIHHHAQAITMSRWAPSHGADAAVQRLTARIINAQTDEIKLMQSWLEDRRQTVPQVDSTGKVTMGSGGQSMPGHDMSSMPGMSMPGMAMPMMPGMLSDAQMKELDAARGTEFNRLFLTYMIQHHRGAVAMVKSLYANAGAAQDETVFKFANDVEVDQSTEIKRMFTMMLEMGFVPPTE, encoded by the coding sequence ATGCCCAGCACACGATCCTTCCTCACTGGTGTTGTCCTGAGCGCCAGCCTTGTCGGCTGCGCACACGCCCCGGCATTTCAGACAGGCTTGGCGGGCGCAACGGCGCGTGCCAAGGCCGACAGCCTGCGGTATCCGTACACGAAGGCGGACATCGATTTCATGAGCGGGATGATTCATCATCACGCGCAGGCGATCACCATGTCCCGCTGGGCGCCTTCCCATGGCGCCGACGCGGCGGTGCAGCGGTTGACGGCGCGAATCATCAACGCGCAAACGGATGAGATCAAGCTCATGCAGTCGTGGCTGGAAGATCGCCGTCAGACGGTTCCCCAGGTCGACTCGACGGGAAAGGTCACCATGGGGTCGGGCGGTCAGTCGATGCCGGGACACGACATGAGTTCCATGCCCGGCATGTCAATGCCCGGCATGGCCATGCCGATGATGCCCGGCATGTTGTCCGACGCGCAGATGAAGGAGCTTGATGCGGCGCGTGGCACCGAATTCAACCGCCTGTTCCTGACCTACATGATTCAGCACCATCGCGGCGCCGTCGCGATGGTCAAGTCGTTGTACGCCAATGCCGGCGCCGCGCAGGACGAAACCGTATTCAAGTTCGCCAACGATGTTGAGGTGGATCAGTCCACCGAGATCAAGCGCATGTTCACCATGATGCTGGAGATGGGGTTCGTACCGCCCACCGAGTGA
- a CDS encoding amidase: protein MSILDHDPLNAFCRHTHVALTGAPIGPLAGVTFGLKDNFDIAGHKTGFGSPDWLATHDAASISASVATRLLNAGATLAGKTHTEEMTFSLTGENAHYGTPVNPAAPDRVPGGSSSGSASAVAGGLVDFAIGSDTGGSVRAPASFCGIYGIRPTHGRIPLDGVRPLAPGFDTCGWFARDANMLVRIGDVLLGGAAAMPGRLLLAQDAFAFSMPGVADALQPAVQRIEACLGAAQAVTVSDAGLAVWFEVFRVLQFGEIWDAHGDWVTRVRPTFGPQIKPRFEAAAKSDPEQIARMRLARADIVSHLDALLADNAVLLLPTMPDIAPLLQSPPDATVAFRERSLALLCIAGLGGLPQVSLPLATWNGCPLGLSMIAARGNDEMLLEIARQLDLP, encoded by the coding sequence ATGAGTATCCTCGATCATGACCCCCTGAACGCGTTCTGCCGTCACACCCACGTGGCGCTTACTGGCGCGCCAATCGGACCGCTGGCCGGGGTGACCTTCGGGCTCAAGGACAATTTCGACATTGCCGGACATAAGACGGGGTTTGGCAGCCCCGACTGGCTGGCCACCCATGACGCCGCGAGCATTTCGGCCTCGGTCGCCACACGGTTGTTGAACGCCGGAGCGACCCTGGCAGGGAAGACGCATACTGAGGAAATGACCTTCAGTCTGACCGGAGAAAACGCGCATTACGGGACGCCGGTCAATCCGGCGGCGCCTGATCGAGTCCCCGGCGGTTCATCCAGCGGGTCGGCGTCGGCAGTGGCCGGTGGGCTGGTGGATTTTGCCATTGGGAGTGACACGGGTGGCTCGGTGCGAGCCCCCGCCAGCTTTTGCGGTATCTATGGCATTCGTCCCACGCACGGGCGCATTCCGCTTGATGGTGTCCGCCCCCTGGCACCGGGTTTTGACACGTGTGGATGGTTTGCCCGCGACGCCAACATGCTGGTCCGTATTGGTGACGTGCTGTTGGGCGGGGCGGCCGCAATGCCAGGGCGACTCCTGCTCGCCCAAGACGCATTTGCGTTCTCGATGCCGGGCGTGGCCGACGCGCTGCAGCCGGCCGTGCAGCGTATTGAAGCATGCCTGGGAGCCGCGCAGGCGGTGACCGTGAGCGACGCAGGGCTGGCCGTGTGGTTCGAGGTGTTTCGCGTGCTGCAGTTTGGCGAGATATGGGACGCGCACGGGGACTGGGTCACGCGCGTTCGTCCCACGTTTGGACCACAGATCAAACCGCGATTCGAAGCCGCTGCCAAGAGTGATCCGGAGCAAATCGCTCGCATGCGCTTGGCGCGAGCCGACATCGTCTCACATCTGGATGCGCTGCTGGCCGACAATGCGGTGCTGCTGTTGCCCACGATGCCGGACATCGCCCCCCTGCTGCAGTCACCACCCGACGCGACGGTCGCGTTCCGCGAGCGATCACTGGCCTTGCTGTGCATTGCCGGCTTGGGCGGCCTGCCGCAGGTGAGCTTGCCCCTCGCCACGTGGAACGGCTGTCCCCTGGGTCTGTCGATGATCGCCGCGCGCGGGAATGACGAAATGCTGCTGGAGATCGCCCGGCAACTTGATTTGCCGTAG
- a CDS encoding carbohydrate binding family 9 domain-containing protein, whose protein sequence is MLIATLLFQLAVASPSTPPSVTTTRRAAMTAPDAPAYRPSIAPRAPQIDGRDNDDIWQTVPVISAFRQYDPTEDGDPTMRTEARIAYDAHNLYVLVRSFDPRPDSILSVLQRRDGLALADDIIIGIDSYNDKRTGYFFRLTAAGTMADGYIFNDGEEDWGWNAVWQGATRVDSLGWLAEFRIPLSQLRYVPRDVNTFGVLISRRVARRGERMAWPVFRRSKTGHVSQWADIPGFSGLSAPRRAEIMPYSVARYGYKPLGDGTPRNAPSTQFGADLKVGLTSNVTLDAAINPDFGQVEADPGVLNLSAFEQFFAEQRPFFLEGSGIFRYDIDCNDGQCTGLFYSRRIGRSPQLGDRYGDASSPQQSSILGAAKVTGRLSKGLSIGLLNTVTDRVRGNQSRTIEPRTNYGVVRLQQDLRGGNSGIGLMLTNTSRQLDEWTRDVLRGGAWTGGLDARHRFAGNTWELSGQLAGSRVTGSAAAIARTQRSNVHLYQRSDAAHLQFDSARTSMTGSLAQMSINKQGGGIVRFNGSAWYLTPGFEINDLGFRTRADETGASAWMGIRPNKPFSIFRRGGLNFNAYSTFNTEGLSIGNGGNINANGQFLNFWNGYIGTGVNNAFATYSDRDARGGPAVFDPRRLQMWMGVEGDSRKSLAPSLNASGGRRTDGLGSSWNLSAGAQFRVGEQLNGSVKLGYGRNIDDQQWIGNFTDAGTTSYTFARFYQSTSSVTFRLNYTITPALSLESYLQPFVSVGEYTDWRALQDSRSPDEARRFRPYTSRGAPDGFRFGQLRSNNVVRWEYRPGSVLFFVWTQGRDTFTDGPNDFGLQPGWNDVLAQRPQNVFLIKASYWLGR, encoded by the coding sequence ATGCTCATAGCTACCCTCCTGTTCCAACTGGCCGTCGCCAGTCCGTCCACACCGCCGTCCGTAACGACGACGCGACGGGCGGCGATGACGGCACCCGACGCACCCGCCTATCGCCCGTCAATCGCACCGCGTGCACCGCAGATTGATGGCCGCGACAATGACGACATCTGGCAAACCGTTCCCGTCATCTCGGCGTTTCGTCAATACGATCCAACCGAAGACGGCGATCCCACGATGCGCACCGAGGCCCGCATCGCATACGACGCGCACAACCTCTACGTGTTGGTGCGTAGCTTCGACCCGCGCCCGGACAGCATCCTGTCCGTGCTGCAACGCCGCGACGGGCTGGCGCTCGCCGACGACATCATCATCGGCATCGACTCGTACAACGACAAGCGAACCGGCTACTTCTTCCGGCTGACCGCGGCCGGCACGATGGCGGACGGCTACATCTTCAACGATGGAGAGGAGGACTGGGGGTGGAACGCGGTCTGGCAGGGTGCCACCCGCGTGGATTCCCTCGGGTGGCTGGCCGAATTTCGTATTCCCCTCAGTCAGCTACGCTATGTGCCGCGCGACGTGAATACATTCGGCGTGCTGATTTCCCGACGGGTCGCGCGACGCGGCGAGCGAATGGCGTGGCCGGTGTTTCGCCGCTCGAAAACCGGCCACGTCAGCCAATGGGCCGACATCCCGGGTTTCAGCGGCCTCTCGGCCCCGCGCCGTGCGGAAATCATGCCATACAGTGTCGCACGATACGGCTACAAACCCCTCGGCGACGGCACGCCACGCAACGCCCCGAGCACCCAGTTCGGCGCCGACCTGAAGGTGGGACTGACCTCGAATGTCACGCTTGACGCCGCCATCAATCCCGACTTTGGCCAGGTCGAGGCCGATCCCGGCGTGCTCAATCTCAGTGCGTTCGAGCAGTTCTTTGCCGAGCAACGCCCGTTCTTCCTTGAGGGCAGCGGCATCTTCCGCTACGACATCGACTGCAATGACGGGCAGTGCACGGGCCTGTTTTACTCCCGTCGTATCGGGCGGTCGCCGCAGTTGGGCGATCGCTACGGCGACGCGTCGTCGCCCCAGCAGTCGAGCATTCTGGGCGCGGCCAAGGTCACCGGTCGGCTCAGCAAGGGTCTCTCCATCGGCCTGCTGAACACCGTCACCGATCGCGTTCGTGGAAACCAATCGCGCACCATTGAGCCTCGCACCAACTACGGGGTCGTTCGTTTGCAGCAGGATTTGCGCGGCGGAAACTCCGGCATCGGATTGATGCTCACGAATACCTCGCGACAACTGGACGAATGGACGCGTGATGTCCTCCGCGGCGGCGCGTGGACCGGAGGCCTCGATGCCCGGCACCGGTTTGCCGGAAACACCTGGGAACTCTCGGGCCAATTGGCGGGCAGTCGGGTCACCGGCTCGGCTGCCGCAATCGCGCGCACGCAACGTTCCAACGTGCATCTGTATCAACGCAGCGACGCCGCGCACCTGCAATTCGATAGTGCCCGCACCTCGATGACCGGCTCACTGGCGCAGATGTCCATCAACAAGCAGGGCGGCGGCATCGTGCGCTTCAACGGCAGCGCGTGGTATCTCACGCCGGGATTCGAGATCAACGACCTCGGGTTCCGCACGCGTGCTGACGAGACGGGCGCATCCGCATGGATGGGCATCCGACCCAACAAGCCCTTCAGCATCTTTCGCCGGGGCGGTCTCAACTTCAATGCGTACTCGACCTTCAATACCGAAGGCCTGTCCATCGGGAACGGTGGCAATATCAACGCCAACGGGCAGTTCCTGAATTTCTGGAACGGGTATATCGGCACCGGCGTCAACAACGCGTTCGCCACCTATTCCGATCGGGATGCGCGCGGCGGACCCGCCGTTTTCGACCCGCGTCGCCTGCAGATGTGGATGGGCGTGGAGGGCGACAGTCGGAAGTCACTCGCTCCAAGCCTGAATGCCAGCGGCGGGCGTCGCACGGACGGCCTCGGCAGCAGCTGGAACCTCAGTGCCGGTGCACAGTTCCGCGTGGGCGAGCAACTCAATGGCAGCGTGAAGCTGGGCTATGGTCGCAACATCGACGATCAGCAATGGATTGGGAACTTCACCGATGCCGGAACGACGTCGTACACCTTCGCGCGCTTCTACCAGTCCACCAGCTCCGTCACCTTTCGACTGAACTACACCATCACCCCGGCCTTGAGCCTGGAGAGCTACCTGCAGCCGTTTGTCAGCGTGGGCGAGTACACCGACTGGCGCGCGTTGCAGGATAGTCGCTCGCCTGACGAGGCAAGACGATTCCGCCCGTACACGTCACGCGGAGCACCCGATGGATTCCGCTTTGGCCAGCTGCGCAGCAACAATGTCGTGCGCTGGGAATATCGTCCAGGATCGGTGCTGTTCTTTGTCTGGACGCAGGGCCGAGACACCTTCACCGATGGCCCCAACGACTTCGGCCTGCAGCCGGGATGGAACGATGTGCTGGCGCAGCGACCGCAGAACGTCTTCCTGATCAAGGCCAGCTACTGGCTGGGACGGTAG
- a CDS encoding DinB family protein → MSGYGGKELAKAFRTVRNNTLQIAEDIPADQYDFVPAPGLRSVGALLTHIAMTAKLQEDFHRTRRLTTLQGYDFPAIIGALAAEEQKPRSKEDIIALLKGEGEQFASWLESLSPEFLDETYGDHTGANPRTRFEGLLSPKEHEMHHRAQLMLAQRLMGIVPHLTRAMQARMAARP, encoded by the coding sequence ATGTCTGGGTATGGAGGCAAGGAACTGGCCAAGGCGTTCCGCACTGTGCGGAACAACACGCTGCAGATCGCCGAGGACATTCCGGCGGACCAGTACGATTTCGTACCGGCACCAGGGTTGCGCTCAGTGGGTGCGCTCCTGACGCACATCGCGATGACGGCAAAGCTCCAGGAAGACTTCCATCGGACGCGTCGCCTGACCACGCTGCAAGGTTACGACTTCCCGGCCATCATCGGCGCGCTCGCGGCCGAAGAGCAGAAGCCGCGTTCGAAAGAGGACATCATCGCGCTCCTCAAGGGCGAAGGCGAGCAATTCGCGTCGTGGCTGGAGTCGCTGTCACCGGAATTCCTGGACGAAACGTACGGCGATCACACAGGAGCGAACCCGCGCACGCGGTTTGAAGGATTGTTGTCGCCCAAAGAACACGAGATGCACCATCGCGCGCAGCTGATGCTGGCCCAGCGCCTGATGGGCATCGTGCCGCACCTGACGCGCGCCATGCAGGCACGGATGGCGGCGCGACCCTGA
- a CDS encoding acyl-CoA dehydrogenase has product MTVSMLSSRDLEFQLYEVLAVDTLTSRERYADHSRETFDAVIATARGIAETHLLPHRRESDEQEPFVQDGRVVTPDAVQRGVAAIADAGFIAAAHDYADGGMQLPHVVATAAMLWFDAANVATSSYAMLTTGVANLVRTFGTPAQREQYLEALLTGRAFGTMALTEPDAGSSLADLRTQATPAGAGYPADSYCITGTKMWISGGEHEMSENIVHMVLVRLAGAPEGVRGISLMLVPRYRASATGERIANGVVLGGLIHKMGWRGTTSTILNFGEHTECIGELVGQPHRGLSCMFQMMNEARIGVGRAGTAMAYAAYRHALSYARTRMQGRLAGEKDPLRPPVAIIEHPDVRRMLLAQKSIAEGALSLILECAHLVDEERTATDDTARHTAAALLEMLTPIAKAWPGEAGQEAISLAMQTLGGYGFAREYPIEQYYRDNRLNPIHEGTNGVQALDLLGRKVRQDNGTGFQSLLARMHEVAAATAADQSLAALGMQLSDAATRLERVTAALLVVKAEPARALANASAYLDLVSRTVIAWLWLRQAVVATRALASSTHAADDAFYRGKVQAARYWFGWELPRTVPLADLLERADAIPFDMQDAWF; this is encoded by the coding sequence ATGACCGTCTCGATGCTGAGTTCCCGCGATCTCGAATTCCAGCTGTACGAGGTGCTGGCGGTTGATACGCTCACCAGCCGTGAGCGCTATGCCGATCATTCACGGGAGACGTTTGACGCCGTAATTGCCACCGCGCGCGGGATCGCGGAAACTCACCTGCTGCCGCATCGTCGTGAGAGCGACGAGCAGGAGCCGTTCGTACAGGACGGCCGAGTGGTGACGCCGGACGCCGTGCAGCGCGGAGTGGCCGCCATTGCCGACGCCGGCTTCATTGCGGCTGCGCATGACTACGCCGATGGCGGCATGCAATTGCCGCATGTGGTGGCCACGGCTGCGATGCTCTGGTTCGATGCGGCGAACGTCGCCACGTCGTCGTATGCCATGCTCACCACGGGCGTAGCGAATCTCGTTCGCACCTTTGGCACCCCGGCACAACGCGAACAGTATCTGGAAGCGCTGCTGACCGGACGGGCCTTTGGCACGATGGCCCTCACGGAGCCCGACGCGGGGTCGTCACTGGCCGACCTGCGCACGCAGGCGACGCCGGCCGGTGCCGGGTATCCCGCCGACAGTTATTGCATTACGGGCACCAAGATGTGGATCTCCGGCGGCGAGCACGAAATGTCGGAGAACATCGTGCACATGGTGCTGGTGCGCCTCGCCGGCGCTCCGGAAGGCGTGCGCGGGATTTCCCTGATGCTGGTGCCACGCTATCGCGCGTCTGCCACCGGCGAGCGGATCGCCAATGGCGTGGTATTGGGCGGCCTCATTCACAAGATGGGGTGGCGAGGGACCACCAGCACGATCCTGAACTTCGGCGAACACACCGAGTGCATCGGGGAACTGGTGGGCCAGCCCCATCGGGGCTTGTCGTGCATGTTCCAGATGATGAACGAAGCGCGGATTGGCGTTGGCCGTGCCGGAACCGCCATGGCCTATGCGGCGTATCGTCACGCCTTGTCGTATGCGCGCACGCGTATGCAGGGGCGATTGGCGGGCGAGAAGGATCCACTGCGTCCACCCGTGGCCATCATCGAGCACCCCGATGTACGCCGCATGCTGCTGGCGCAGAAGAGCATCGCCGAGGGGGCCTTATCCTTGATTCTCGAGTGCGCACACCTGGTTGATGAGGAGCGAACAGCCACCGATGACACGGCGCGACACACCGCCGCCGCGCTGCTGGAGATGTTGACTCCGATCGCCAAAGCGTGGCCTGGTGAAGCGGGGCAGGAGGCCATATCGTTGGCAATGCAAACGCTGGGCGGCTACGGCTTCGCGCGCGAATATCCCATTGAGCAGTACTATCGCGACAATCGACTCAATCCCATTCACGAGGGGACAAACGGCGTGCAGGCGCTCGATCTCCTTGGCCGGAAGGTGCGACAGGATAACGGCACGGGATTCCAGTCCCTCCTCGCGCGCATGCACGAGGTGGCCGCGGCGACCGCTGCCGATCAGTCGCTGGCGGCACTCGGCATGCAACTCTCCGATGCGGCGACGCGGCTTGAGCGCGTCACGGCCGCGTTGCTCGTGGTCAAGGCGGAACCGGCCCGCGCGCTCGCCAATGCCAGTGCGTATCTCGATTTGGTGAGTCGCACGGTGATTGCCTGGCTGTGGCTGCGTCAGGCGGTGGTGGCGACACGCGCGCTGGCGTCGTCGACACATGCCGCTGACGACGCCTTCTACCGCGGCAAGGTGCAGGCCGCGCGCTATTGGTTTGGCTGGGAGCTACCGCGAACGGTGCCGCTGGCCGACTTGCTGGAGCGGGCGGACGCGATCCCGTTCGACATGCAGGACGCCTGGTTCTAG
- a CDS encoding M20/M25/M40 family metallo-hydrolase: MRADVARAASTIMAPPMLADIAMLASDAFEGRSPGTRGEDSSVAFLQRAFRGIGLKPGNPDGTYIQRVPLVGTTSMIDARVTTQGTTKTLKPLDEIVAWSLHPESLVSVKSTGIVFVGYGVVAPEYQWDDFKGVDVRGKVVIMLVGDPPIPDVRDTTQLDSTMFRGKAMTYYGRWTYKYEMAAERGAAAVLLVHQTGPAGYPWTTVQSNAREKLEIANGPAHAKVEGWIHLDAAKRLFAENGKDFVALERTARTRAFRPVTLGSTAAITVHNTVRRMASRNVVARLDGADATVRNEYVVMSAHWDGYGIGRAINGDSIYNGALDDATGVAWLLAQARAFKARTMPPRRTIIFLAVTAEESGLLGSRWYGAHPLYPLAKTLANINMDAMNAYGRTKAIVSLGVGQSSLEDILAQEAANDTRVVKPDPESEKGYFYRADHFEFARQGVPALSFLFPGTDYLDKPAGYEQKVRGDYIARDYHKPSDDVKADWDLAGIVEDTRLTFRVASTVADGSVWPTWKAGSEFRARRERALGTRR, from the coding sequence ATGCGCGCCGATGTTGCGCGCGCGGCGTCGACGATCATGGCGCCGCCAATGCTGGCAGACATCGCCATGCTCGCGTCCGATGCCTTCGAGGGGCGCTCACCGGGTACCCGCGGCGAGGACTCCAGTGTGGCATTTCTGCAGCGTGCGTTCCGAGGTATCGGACTCAAGCCCGGCAATCCGGATGGCACCTACATCCAGCGGGTGCCGCTCGTCGGGACGACGTCGATGATCGACGCGCGTGTCACAACGCAGGGCACCACGAAGACGCTCAAGCCGCTGGACGAGATTGTCGCCTGGTCCTTGCACCCTGAATCGCTGGTGTCGGTGAAGTCCACCGGCATCGTCTTTGTTGGCTATGGAGTGGTGGCGCCGGAATACCAGTGGGATGACTTCAAGGGCGTTGATGTGCGCGGCAAGGTGGTGATCATGCTGGTGGGTGATCCGCCCATCCCCGATGTCCGCGATACCACGCAGTTGGACAGCACGATGTTTCGCGGCAAGGCCATGACGTACTACGGTCGATGGACCTACAAGTACGAAATGGCGGCCGAACGCGGCGCGGCCGCGGTCCTCCTCGTACATCAGACAGGTCCGGCGGGGTATCCCTGGACCACCGTGCAGAGCAATGCGCGCGAAAAACTGGAGATTGCCAACGGTCCGGCGCATGCCAAGGTGGAAGGATGGATCCACCTCGATGCGGCGAAGCGCCTCTTTGCCGAGAACGGCAAGGACTTTGTGGCGCTGGAGCGGACGGCACGGACGCGTGCGTTTCGTCCCGTCACGCTTGGCAGCACCGCGGCCATCACGGTGCACAACACCGTTCGACGCATGGCATCGCGCAATGTGGTGGCGCGCCTGGATGGCGCGGACGCGACGGTCAGGAACGAGTACGTGGTCATGTCGGCGCACTGGGATGGATACGGTATCGGCCGTGCCATCAACGGCGATTCCATTTACAACGGCGCCCTCGACGATGCCACCGGCGTGGCGTGGCTGCTGGCGCAAGCGCGCGCGTTCAAGGCGCGAACGATGCCACCCAGGCGCACGATCATCTTTCTCGCGGTGACCGCCGAAGAGTCGGGATTGCTGGGGTCCCGCTGGTACGGCGCCCATCCACTGTACCCGCTCGCGAAGACACTCGCCAATATCAACATGGATGCGATGAACGCGTATGGCCGCACCAAGGCGATTGTCAGTCTGGGTGTCGGCCAATCATCGCTGGAAGACATCCTGGCGCAGGAAGCGGCCAACGACACGCGGGTGGTGAAGCCCGATCCGGAATCCGAGAAGGGCTACTTCTATCGGGCCGATCATTTCGAATTCGCGCGCCAGGGCGTGCCCGCGCTGTCGTTCCTGTTCCCCGGTACCGATTATCTCGACAAGCCTGCGGGCTACGAGCAGAAGGTGCGCGGCGACTACATCGCACGCGACTACCACAAGCCAAGCGACGACGTGAAAGCCGACTGGGATCTGGCCGGTATCGTGGAGGACACGCGCCTCACGTTTCGCGTGGCCAGTACAGTGGCGGACGGCAGCGTATGGCCCACATGGAAGGCGGGCTCGGAGTTCCGGGCCCGGCGTGAACGGGCCTTGGGGACTCGGCGGTAG